The following are from one region of the Leptospirales bacterium genome:
- a CDS encoding cytidylate kinase-like family protein, translated as MPKSFILSYVEEKMRKESVGASPGPVITIAREYGCPAVPISHAVADTLSARSSQHDKWQVIDKQIINKAAADLQVDARLVEEVGRSAPPGFFREFISSFASQQDPADARVKRAIANVIRTVAYGGHAVILGRGGVAIARDIPQSLHVRLYAPLSYRKERAKELDNLKSDEEALQKIAAVDRERIYIRDYFAGERLTDDIFDVQFNCATLSQEQIIEAIVDMARSRFASRRA; from the coding sequence ATGCCCAAGAGCTTCATTTTATCATACGTAGAAGAAAAGATGCGCAAGGAGTCGGTTGGGGCCAGCCCCGGTCCGGTGATAACAATCGCCCGCGAGTACGGCTGCCCCGCCGTGCCGATTTCCCACGCCGTTGCCGATACGCTCAGCGCGCGCAGCTCGCAGCACGATAAGTGGCAGGTGATCGATAAGCAGATCATCAACAAAGCGGCGGCGGACCTGCAAGTCGACGCCAGGCTGGTTGAAGAGGTGGGACGCAGCGCGCCGCCCGGTTTTTTTCGGGAGTTTATCAGCTCTTTCGCTTCACAGCAAGATCCAGCTGACGCTCGCGTCAAACGGGCCATCGCCAATGTAATCCGAACTGTAGCCTATGGCGGCCACGCAGTGATTCTGGGGCGAGGCGGCGTGGCCATCGCCCGCGATATTCCACAATCGCTGCACGTCCGCCTGTATGCCCCGCTCTCCTACAGAAAGGAACGCGCCAAAGAACTGGACAATCTCAAGTCAGACGAGGAAGCGCTTCAGAAGATCGCCGCTGTCGATCGTGAGCGCATCTACATCCGCGATTATTTTGCCGGCGAACGTCTCACCGACGACATTTTTGATGTGCAATTCAATTGTGCTACGCTCAGTCAGGAACAAATAATCGAAGCGATCGTCGATATGGCGCGCAGTCGCTTTGCTTCTCGGCGCGCGTAA
- a CDS encoding C40 family peptidase, translated as MALPFQRNLRAATGVALLLVLPLATAVKGAAERRLTRYDGAGIVTVAEDYLGAPYRAGGESPSGFDCSGFTSFVYSRAGYRLPRTAGDQYGAMHPVRVPAIGDLVFFRIEGQRISHVGIYVGGYRFIHAPSSGKKVDYADMRSGYWKQRYAGSRSIFGRP; from the coding sequence ATGGCGCTTCCCTTTCAAAGAAACTTGCGCGCGGCGACAGGCGTCGCACTGCTGCTGGTCCTGCCGCTTGCCACAGCCGTCAAGGGGGCCGCCGAGCGTCGTCTGACGCGTTACGATGGCGCTGGCATCGTAACTGTGGCTGAAGACTATCTGGGAGCGCCCTACCGCGCCGGCGGCGAAAGCCCCAGCGGTTTCGACTGCAGCGGCTTTACAAGTTTTGTCTATTCGCGGGCTGGATATCGTTTGCCTCGTACCGCTGGCGACCAGTACGGCGCAATGCATCCGGTTCGAGTTCCGGCTATTGGCGATCTTGTTTTTTTCAGAATCGAAGGTCAGCGTATTTCCCATGTGGGCATCTATGTGGGCGGCTATCGCTTCATCCACGCTCCCTCCAGCGGAAAAAAGGTCGACTACGCTGATATGCGCAGCGGCTACTGGAAACAACGTTACGCTGGCTCACGCTCCATTTTTGGACGACCTTGA
- a CDS encoding TrmH family RNA methyltransferase yields the protein MASQDQGLSAYLAQFLTPQRLQRMEEALAERTRYLTVALEDIYQSHNASACLRSCEILGVQDIHIVEERNRYHTNPDVEMGASRWLSLRRYNQGEERILQCISQLRRAGYRILAASPAPAAVTPWNVELDQPLAIVFGAEEQGLSALACERADGFLHLPMYGFTQSFNISVTLAITISTIMERLRRSDHPWRLSQREMDALRLQWMRRNLRSADQLERRYLSQRSRSSKNGA from the coding sequence GTGGCGTCTCAAGATCAGGGATTGAGCGCGTATCTGGCGCAATTTTTGACGCCGCAGCGTTTGCAGCGCATGGAGGAGGCGCTTGCGGAGCGCACGCGCTACCTGACGGTCGCCCTCGAAGACATCTACCAATCGCACAATGCCTCCGCCTGCCTGCGCAGCTGTGAAATCCTCGGCGTTCAGGATATCCATATCGTGGAAGAACGCAATCGCTACCATACCAATCCCGACGTCGAAATGGGCGCTTCGCGCTGGCTCAGTTTGCGTCGCTACAACCAGGGAGAAGAACGCATCCTGCAGTGCATCTCCCAACTGCGTCGCGCCGGTTATCGCATTTTGGCGGCCAGTCCGGCGCCCGCCGCTGTCACTCCCTGGAATGTAGAGCTGGATCAACCGCTGGCTATTGTATTTGGGGCCGAGGAACAGGGACTCAGCGCTCTGGCCTGCGAGCGCGCCGACGGCTTTCTGCATTTGCCGATGTACGGATTTACGCAAAGCTTCAATATTTCTGTAACTCTGGCAATTACCATCAGCACAATCATGGAACGATTGCGGCGCAGCGACCATCCCTGGCGTCTATCGCAACGGGAGATGGATGCCTTGCGTTTGCAGTGGATGCGACGGAATTTGCGCAGCGCTGATCAGCTGGAGAGGCGCTACCTCAGCCAGCGATCAAGGTCGTCCAAAAATGGAGCGTGA